The following coding sequences lie in one Duffyella gerundensis genomic window:
- a CDS encoding biofilm development regulator YmgB/AriR family protein, whose translation MYRELPENERNDLAAVILYSSATEALGMMIRAMVASKEVLSNKVLIQRLIAQLETATLPAQQAILSQTLALVVGQTPDDPGI comes from the coding sequence ATGTACCGAGAGTTGCCGGAGAACGAGAGAAACGATTTGGCTGCCGTGATCCTTTATAGCAGCGCCACTGAAGCACTGGGCATGATGATCAGAGCGATGGTGGCCAGCAAAGAAGTGTTGTCGAACAAGGTGTTAATTCAGCGTCTGATTGCGCAACTGGAAACCGCTACCTTGCCTGCTCAACAGGCGATCCTGAGCCAGACGCTGGCGCTTGTAGTTGGCCAAACGCCGGATGACCCCGGCATCTGA
- the ycgZ gene encoding regulatory protein YcgZ: MRQDGYSTLPNSDIARYFSSASLPSQQETLGQVVVEILRSGKILNRKTLCTRLLCRMEAAVSVEEEQHYQELVRLLFKNNA; encoded by the coding sequence ATGCGTCAGGACGGATACAGCACATTACCTAACAGCGATATTGCCCGTTATTTCAGCAGCGCCTCTCTGCCTTCCCAGCAGGAAACGTTGGGTCAGGTAGTAGTTGAAATTCTGCGCTCGGGTAAAATCCTTAACCGTAAAACTTTGTGTACCCGGCTGCTTTGTCGTATGGAAGCGGCGGTGAGCGTGGAAGAAGAGCAGCACTATCAGGAATTGGTTCGTCTGCTGTTTAAAAACAACGCCTGA
- a CDS encoding methyl-accepting chemotaxis protein: MNITQRLLMTFGLLFAGLITQAILAMTLISGFQDRFEYVQSNTLPSIKTLGELTDQSNELALTLYKHQGQSDNAKLPALEDIIHQQLAALTSLTTHYMENDISSADDKQLTTAALENIQSVEQRLPAFFAASRAHQNDQSMLLLEQENGIGDAIRQLVAGYKKQLALNIVIGDELRATNHRTFTTVLWGTIVGVVATVVIFALFAGLTVMRIRKSLQDIGAIMAFSSANLDLTVSADESRNDEIGTMARAYNGLIQRVSAALGSVSSTALSVSSASAQIAAGNEDLSSRTEQQAASLEQTAASMTQLSETVRQTADNTQQASQLAGSANHLSEKSAASLDTMLVTMSNIQNSSRRVADIVTLIEGIAFQTNILALNAAVEAARAGEHGKGFAVVAGEVRNLSQRSTTAAREIKTLIDESWQLTQTGASQATEVGQNMSAMKAAIQQVSDLVNDIAVAATEQSKGIAQVHQAVDQMDNVTQQNASLVEEASAASQSLQEQAAALTQMVAEFRIGQDRSPAPAAKLIRPAARSAAPAVSINDANWQTF; the protein is encoded by the coding sequence ATGAATATTACACAACGTCTGTTAATGACGTTTGGGCTGTTATTTGCTGGTCTGATTACTCAGGCTATTCTCGCCATGACGCTGATCTCTGGCTTCCAGGACCGCTTTGAATATGTTCAGTCCAATACGCTGCCTTCTATAAAGACATTGGGTGAACTGACCGATCAAAGCAATGAGCTCGCTCTGACGCTTTACAAGCATCAGGGCCAGAGCGATAACGCAAAGCTGCCAGCGCTTGAAGATATTATTCATCAACAGCTTGCCGCGCTGACATCGTTAACCACGCACTATATGGAGAACGATATTTCCAGCGCAGACGATAAACAGCTGACCACAGCCGCACTGGAAAACATCCAGTCGGTCGAACAGCGTCTGCCCGCGTTTTTTGCCGCTTCGCGAGCGCATCAGAACGATCAAAGCATGCTCCTGCTGGAGCAAGAAAACGGCATTGGTGATGCGATTCGTCAGCTGGTGGCCGGATATAAAAAACAGTTGGCGTTGAACATTGTGATTGGCGATGAGCTGCGCGCCACTAACCATCGTACCTTTACTACCGTGCTGTGGGGCACCATTGTTGGCGTGGTTGCTACCGTGGTGATTTTTGCGCTGTTTGCCGGTTTAACCGTGATGCGCATTCGCAAAAGTCTGCAGGATATTGGCGCCATCATGGCCTTCTCCAGCGCTAACCTTGATCTCACCGTCAGTGCTGATGAAAGCCGTAATGATGAAATTGGCACCATGGCGCGCGCCTATAATGGCCTGATTCAGCGGGTTTCCGCCGCACTGGGATCGGTCAGCAGCACGGCGCTGTCGGTCAGCAGCGCGTCGGCGCAAATTGCTGCCGGCAATGAAGATCTCTCATCGCGCACTGAGCAGCAGGCAGCATCCCTTGAGCAAACCGCCGCCAGCATGACGCAACTGAGTGAAACCGTGCGCCAGACCGCGGACAATACCCAGCAGGCGAGCCAGCTGGCTGGTAGCGCGAATCATCTGTCAGAAAAAAGTGCCGCCTCACTGGACACCATGCTGGTGACAATGAGCAATATTCAGAACAGTTCACGGCGCGTGGCCGATATCGTAACGCTGATTGAAGGTATCGCTTTCCAGACCAATATTTTGGCACTCAACGCTGCGGTAGAAGCAGCGCGTGCGGGCGAACACGGTAAAGGTTTTGCCGTGGTGGCAGGCGAAGTGCGTAATCTGTCACAACGTTCCACCACTGCCGCCCGCGAAATTAAAACCCTGATTGATGAGTCGTGGCAGCTTACGCAAACCGGTGCCAGCCAGGCCACGGAAGTCGGACAGAATATGTCGGCGATGAAAGCGGCAATTCAGCAGGTCAGCGATCTGGTCAACGACATCGCGGTAGCGGCCACTGAGCAGAGCAAGGGCATTGCCCAGGTGCATCAGGCAGTGGATCAGATGGATAACGTGACACAGCAGAACGCCTCGCTGGTTGAGGAAGCGTCGGCGGCTTCTCAGTCTCTGCAGGAGCAGGCAGCGGCGCTGACGCAGATGGTGGCTGAGTTCCGCATCGGGCAGGATCGCAGCCCCGCGCCTGCGGCGAAGCTGATTCGACCTGCGGCCCGAAGCGCAGCGCCAGCGGTTTCGATCAACGACGCCAACTGGCAAACCTTCTGA